Part of the Panicum virgatum strain AP13 chromosome 4N, P.virgatum_v5, whole genome shotgun sequence genome is shown below.
TAGACTAAATTAAATACGAAATGGCATTTCAACAAATACGAGAGACATCAAATGCCGACAGAATAATAGATCTATTGTGAcctattattgattaattacaaCAATACAATAATAGAAATTGAGTATGAGAAGGAGCTAAGGGTAAAAATGACTTTTCACATTTATCTCATGGTATTATGGAGCATGACATCAATATAGGGACAAGTTTGGCCTAAAAacaaaagttgagggaccaaattggtctttttgaaagttgagggaccaacTTGACCCTTGGAGAAAAGTTGAAGGATCAAAGTGCCTATTGTGCCTAATTCTAAACCTATATTTTATGGCATATTTTTAAATCCACTGTGATATAAGGAGTTTACAATCAAGAAATACGAGATTATTGCGAGTCAGTCAAGGAACTGTCAGCTTGTCACTAATGACAAAAGTCCAAAACCACTGTAATTTATAAGCTTtgtcctatctatttttctTAAAATTACTGACTGGTGACCAGTATCAGGAACATTAGAAGTACTTTCCCTACAGCAATATGGTCAAATTGTAAAAGTTAAAAGAGGAAAATTCGTTAAATCATACCTTTGCTACAACTATATGTGTAACATGCAGCATAACCACCATCACCAGCACGGAAATCGGCCTCTGCTGCTCGTCCAAGATGACCAGCAGAAGCACTAATACCAGCCCCAATTGACATATGTGCATTTCCACTGAAAGTTTTGATGGCATCTGTGTTCCTAAGAACAATAATGTAGTCAGCTAACTCGCCTCCAGCCTGAAAGGTACAAAATACAGACAAATGTTTCCAGTGTTAAGAAGGCCTTAGTTATAATAACAACACAACTTGGTGAAACAGATCACCTGAACTCCATATCCAAGGCCGCAAGTAGAGATGGCAGAAGGAGGGGACCAAGAACCATCAGCTCTGCGAGCAACCACTAGTCCAGTACCAATTTTGTATGTAAGCATCATTCCAACCTTTGCCTCAGTGATTATTGCAAGCCCTTTTGCTTCTCTGAGAATTGAATCAGGGATTGATTTCTCAGCTTTAAGATCTCCTACCTGAATACAGCAAGCAAAGACCATTTCATGATTACATCCATATTAACTGCAAAACTAACAGGCAGCAtgcagccaaaaaaaaaagagtaaactTTACTGAGGTCCTGAGATTCTGAGGAGCATATGACTAGCTTATAAATGGAATCAGCAAAAGAGTAAATACAAGACTGGAATATCTATGCAGTGCTTCAGCCATGTATCACTACAGCAGTAGTGCATTATAAAGGGGAAATGCGGATTTGAATGGTCTAATCATGGTGTTGACAAATGCTGAAAACATAAGGTAAATTCATTTCTGGGGCGTTTTCCAAGATAACACATGGTTATATCACTTACTTGTGTCCTAAGGTGGAGCAAAGCTTATTTATGTCTAAAGATAACTGCTGAACAATAATGCTTGACATTTGAAGGAATCAAGACATTTcgttgtgttcgcttggctgtggctggtggctggtgctgatttgttatgagagaacagtactgctgactggctggtagctggtggctgttgctgatttagtatgagagaacagtactgctggctggttggctgacaagccaagcgaacaaaGCAATGGTGAAAACTAGGATAAACGTTCCTGGTAGTAACTGGCCACAAATATACAAGGTGCCTTGATAAGCTAGGCAGTAGGCACTGTGCTACAAGTTTGTAGAGAAAAATGTTTTGCCAAATACTTGGGAAGCATGAATGCCACAATCCAAATTTCCATTTCGTGAAAACCATAATTGCCACAATCTCTACAGATTTTGGATACAACTGTTGAAATTGATTATTTTGGAACAAAATTCATACAAGGCCATGGTAGAGTTGCAAATTATTCATAGAAGTTTCCTAGGTTGGAGATTTCGGACTGTCTATAAGATTTATTAACTGACAGCTAATGAATGTCATAGCATTGATAGCCACTACTTGAGCAGAAAATGTTTCTGAAGAATCAAAGGCACAAGAACAAATGGTTGCTAGGGAAAGACAATGAAATAATTAAGAACATCAAAGACAAAAGTATAAAAGGGCGGCCTGGTGCAAGTGGTAGTACTTGCCGCTTGTGAACCGAGAGGCCACAGGTTCGAGCGGTGGTCTCTACATATTGCACGGTGTGTGGGAAAGACCTCCCGCTAATAACCTCCctcagaccccgcacagtgcgggagcctacggcactgggtatgTCCTTTTTTAAAGACAAAAGTATATGATATGAATACCTTACAGTAGCCGTAGATGGAATTTGCAGCTTTGTAGATCTCATACTCCATTTTGATTGCCCATGGGATGTTTATCCATGACCTCAAGGTGCTCAGGTCTGTCAAGTCTTGAGTTGGAAGTTGACAAGCACGACTGAACCGATTCATTAAATAAGGCTGGATACACTCAAGACGCACTCCACAAACATCACATACCCTTTGAGGATCTGAAGTCATGAATTTCGGGGGCATCAAGCTTCTACCCTTTGAACAGCCACCACAAAATATCCCACCACAAAATCGGCAGTGATGGCGAGTGCAAATTATCGGATGAAAACGTGCTCCACAAAGCATGCAAGAAGGGGCAGCACTATCAGGCAACCACTTTGTTGGTTCTGTCTCAAGGAGAGCATGTTCAGAACCAGCACTGATATCTTCAAGTGTTTGAGGCTTATCCTTCAAAGCCTCCTCAAGGAAAAAATCTGAAACCATAGACATGCCATACTTCCCAATATCAAATGATGCAATAGATAATATTTTATCTTTTCCTGCAATGATCATCTCAGAAAGCACATCCCACATTGTCATCTCCAAATTTTCTTCATCAATATCCCACTGATATTCTTCTTCTGGGAAGCATCCACTATTATAACCGAACCCCTTTTGCCACTCCTCATGATCATGTTTTGTCATTGGTGGAACAGAAGCAGGCACCCATATGCCTGTTTGCTCACAAAGTGGGAAACTATCATAGATGTTTTCT
Proteins encoded:
- the LOC120670237 gene encoding uncharacterized protein LOC120670237; translated protein: MAETARLYPPIEPYDLEPPQVPAGGGGGGGGEEKARASNGPAIWDEEPDASPAPEAAPHIFEPGAKDHPSRNFKEGSLDVVNACEFRDEMTTSKESRENIYDSFPLCEQTGIWVPASVPPMTKHDHEEWQKGFGYNSGCFPEEEYQWDIDEENLEMTMWDVLSEMIIAGKDKILSIASFDIGKYGMSMVSDFFLEEALKDKPQTLEDISAGSEHALLETEPTKWLPDSAAPSCMLCGARFHPIICTRHHCRFCGGIFCGGCSKGRSLMPPKFMTSDPQRVCDVCGVRLECIQPYLMNRFSRACQLPTQDLTDLSTLRSWINIPWAIKMEYEIYKAANSIYGYCKVGDLKAEKSIPDSILREAKGLAIITEAKVGMMLTYKIGTGLVVARRADGSWSPPSAISTCGLGYGVQAGGELADYIIVLRNTDAIKTFSGNAHMSIGAGISASAGHLGRAAEADFRAGDGGYAACYTYSCSKGAFVGCALNGSVVSTRDSVNARFYGGPVKASEILLGSLPRPPAAATLYKALSILFDKIAKETTCL